CTATTCCGCCGCTATCGAAACCTCGCCGGCGCAGCCCCTCTACCATTTGTGCCGTGCACCGCTCGCGCCGGGCCAGCAGGGACAACCCCGCTGTGTAGGGATTGGAAGGCAAAGCGCACTGCAGGCCGCCGCGCCGGGCTCGTACCGTCAGCCTGCTCCGGCTGCGGCCTCGGCCCCTTGCGCCGCCGTCACGGGATCGCCGTAGACGAACTTCAGCCAGCCGTGCGTATCGGGTACGCGGCCCTTGATGACGTCGAAGAAACGGCGCTGAATGGCCGCGGTCAGCGGGCCGCGCTTGCCGTTGCCGATCGCGATTTTGTCGATCGACCGGATGGGCGAGATCTCGGCCGCGGTGCCCGTGAAGAAAACCTCGTCGGCGATGTACAAGGCCTCGCGCGGCAGCGTCTCCTCGCGTACCTCGAACCCGAGATCTCCCGCCAGCGTGATGACGACATCGCGTGTGATGCCCGGCAGGATCGAGTCGGCGGACGGGGGCGTCGTGATGAGGCCGTCACGGACCACGAAGATGTTCTGGCCGCTGCCTTCGCTCACGAAGCCGCGCGGGTCGAGGGCGATGCCTTCGGCGTACCCGTTCAGGGTCGCCTCCATCTTGATGAGCTGCGAGTTGGCGTAGTTGGCGGTCGACTTGGCCACGGACGGGAACCGGTTGGGCGCCCCCCGGCCCCAGGAGCTGACCTGGACGTCGACGCCGTGCTCGAGCGCGTCATCCCCCAGGTAGGCGCCCCATTCCCAGACCAGGATCGCAGCCTCCACCGGGCAACTGAACGGGTTGACCCCCAAGGTGTCGTAGCCCCGATAGAGCAGCGGACGGACGTAGCAGGCGCTGTACCGGTTCGCGCGTATCGTGTCGAGAATCGCCTCGTGGAACTCTTCCGGTTCGAGCTCCTTGTAATCCATGCGGTAGATCTTCGCCGAGTCGTACAGCCGCCGGACATGTGCGTCGAGGCGGAACACGGCGGCGCCGTCGGGCGTGTCGTAGCAGCGTGCACCCTCGAAGACGCCGCTTCCGTAGTGGATGACGTGGGAGCCGATGTGAATCTTCGCGTCGGCCCAGTCGACCAACTCGCCGTTCATCCAGATACGGCCGGTGCCGAAGCTCATGGCAATTCCGTGATCTCTTCCGAGGCCAACAGGTTAATTGTCCAGTCTAAGAGGGCGGCGCGCGGTTTGCAAGCGAACGAACTACCA
Above is a genomic segment from Acidobacteriota bacterium containing:
- a CDS encoding branched-chain amino acid transaminase; the encoded protein is MSFGTGRIWMNGELVDWADAKIHIGSHVIHYGSGVFEGARCYDTPDGAAVFRLDAHVRRLYDSAKIYRMDYKELEPEEFHEAILDTIRANRYSACYVRPLLYRGYDTLGVNPFSCPVEAAILVWEWGAYLGDDALEHGVDVQVSSWGRGAPNRFPSVAKSTANYANSQLIKMEATLNGYAEGIALDPRGFVSEGSGQNIFVVRDGLITTPPSADSILPGITRDVVITLAGDLGFEVREETLPREALYIADEVFFTGTAAEISPIRSIDKIAIGNGKRGPLTAAIQRRFFDVIKGRVPDTHGWLKFVYGDPVTAAQGAEAAAGAG